A section of the Sphaerobacter thermophilus DSM 20745 genome encodes:
- a CDS encoding DUF4132 domain-containing protein, with the protein MIRLWPFGHREPAITEEILGWADEVWPARARQLPFSGSLAWILRAEDHPWRGALEESLRRLETRWSPAELGVLAAEPYFDPFPWQERLSQHAHLIPVTVTVLGACVVRHPPPDIDARLEARLRVVFANPYAPLTPHLQVQRGEIAFTTQPPPTLEDYLALLTLLEPTSAVLDVIERLVMGDLDAPVNGPPPHGIGRGAARGYEVHLGPLNQQVPALLERLFQHGRLGYEVFARAAHCMPFAIGNLSQRADPRWRAPQADLSPFLRTVRDYSGRLAWDLAQDLSEDNYHLLKQMRGLRGNQYLVQAARLHDRLRLGRLVWKDYRFSDGLESGIVHLAAAAVEPASAEEHAQLVADLRQVRPQTLKAMLPIAWRARAPILDALGWSHALPLVEQIVSTAGLESAGPLEETDVRNSPDPNNGVLDVAAVRAALAQAGDDTARQVLALFRSAQVGARNTVRLIEALAGWERAWVEQGLAKRNQIAVKAFGLLPLERGAEEVAERYLFLRAFAREARSFGPQRQASEQAAAQVALANLAQNAGYPDVVRLEWAMEARLGSAVAQPGEIRSIEGYEVEIALDGFRPEIRVRRGGRILKSVPAAVRKSPAYAELADTIKQMRDQAARLRATLEQMMGDGASLTAEDIAGILRLPLGRAMLASLVLVDETGALGMLADDGAALVTLDGGRLPLRAPLRVAHPYDLYQDGSLGEWQRAIVRRRIVQPFAQVFRELYLLTPAEQGTSPRSRRFAGQPLDAAVASRLFQARGWEMGQDEIARPRKRLASASLTAVFEFPDAGHFLAEHPAVTSGEIWFEPSHGMARDPVPLADVPPRLFSEVMRDADLVVSVAQRDGAVRLSPEGYQRRGELVQALLTELGLPNVTVDGHFARIQGRRADYRVHLGSGAIHIEPGNHLCIVPASWGTDADGLFLPFADEGDRQVSIVVSKILLLAQDDQITDPTILAQIQRVQQG; encoded by the coding sequence GTGATCCGGCTGTGGCCGTTCGGCCATCGCGAACCGGCGATCACGGAGGAAATCCTGGGCTGGGCGGACGAGGTGTGGCCCGCACGGGCACGACAGCTCCCCTTCTCCGGCTCGCTCGCGTGGATCCTGCGTGCCGAGGATCACCCATGGCGTGGGGCGCTGGAGGAGAGCCTGCGGCGCCTTGAGACGCGCTGGTCACCCGCGGAGCTCGGCGTGCTGGCCGCCGAGCCGTATTTCGATCCGTTCCCCTGGCAGGAGCGGCTGTCCCAGCACGCTCACCTGATTCCGGTCACCGTCACCGTACTCGGTGCCTGTGTGGTCCGGCACCCGCCGCCCGACATCGACGCGCGCCTGGAAGCCCGCCTCCGCGTCGTCTTCGCCAACCCGTACGCCCCCTTGACACCCCATCTCCAGGTGCAGCGTGGGGAGATTGCGTTCACTACGCAGCCCCCACCCACGTTGGAGGACTACCTGGCGCTGCTCACGCTGCTGGAGCCCACATCGGCGGTGCTCGACGTGATCGAGCGGCTCGTGATGGGTGATCTCGATGCCCCCGTCAACGGCCCGCCGCCTCACGGAATCGGCCGGGGCGCGGCGCGCGGCTACGAGGTCCACCTCGGCCCCCTGAACCAGCAGGTGCCTGCGTTGCTGGAGCGCCTGTTCCAGCACGGCCGCCTGGGTTACGAGGTCTTCGCGCGAGCGGCCCATTGTATGCCCTTCGCGATCGGCAACCTCAGCCAGCGCGCCGATCCGCGATGGCGGGCACCCCAGGCCGATCTGTCTCCGTTCTTGCGCACCGTGCGGGACTACAGCGGCCGCCTGGCCTGGGACCTCGCCCAGGATCTCTCCGAGGACAACTACCACCTGCTCAAACAGATGCGGGGCCTGCGGGGCAACCAATACCTGGTCCAGGCCGCCCGCCTGCACGACCGCCTGCGCCTCGGCCGGCTGGTCTGGAAGGACTACCGTTTCAGTGATGGCCTGGAGTCGGGGATCGTCCACCTGGCGGCCGCCGCGGTCGAGCCGGCCAGCGCGGAGGAGCACGCCCAGCTCGTCGCGGACCTGCGGCAGGTTCGCCCGCAGACGCTGAAGGCGATGCTCCCGATCGCGTGGCGCGCTCGCGCCCCGATCCTCGACGCGCTGGGCTGGTCGCACGCACTGCCGCTCGTCGAGCAGATCGTTTCAACGGCCGGACTGGAGAGTGCCGGCCCACTCGAAGAGACCGACGTGCGGAACTCACCCGATCCGAACAATGGAGTGCTCGACGTCGCGGCGGTGCGCGCCGCGTTGGCGCAGGCGGGCGACGACACGGCGCGGCAGGTGCTGGCGCTGTTCCGCTCGGCCCAGGTCGGCGCGCGGAACACGGTCCGGCTGATCGAGGCTCTCGCCGGGTGGGAGCGCGCGTGGGTCGAACAGGGTCTGGCCAAGCGCAACCAGATCGCCGTGAAGGCATTCGGCCTCCTTCCGCTGGAGCGCGGAGCGGAGGAGGTCGCGGAGCGCTACCTGTTCCTGCGCGCGTTCGCCCGGGAAGCGCGCTCATTCGGCCCGCAGCGCCAGGCCAGCGAGCAGGCGGCCGCACAGGTGGCGCTCGCGAACCTGGCGCAGAACGCGGGTTACCCGGACGTGGTCCGCCTGGAGTGGGCCATGGAGGCACGACTCGGGAGCGCGGTGGCACAGCCGGGCGAGATCCGGTCGATCGAGGGCTACGAGGTGGAGATTGCCCTGGACGGGTTCCGGCCTGAGATCCGGGTCCGCCGCGGGGGACGAATCCTCAAGAGCGTCCCGGCAGCCGTGCGGAAGAGTCCGGCCTACGCCGAGCTGGCGGACACCATCAAGCAGATGCGTGACCAGGCGGCGCGGCTGCGCGCGACCCTGGAGCAGATGATGGGCGACGGCGCGTCGCTCACTGCCGAGGACATCGCCGGGATCCTGCGGCTCCCGCTCGGACGGGCGATGCTGGCGAGCCTGGTCCTCGTCGATGAGACAGGGGCGCTGGGCATGCTGGCGGACGACGGGGCAGCGCTCGTTACGCTCGACGGCGGCCGGCTCCCGCTCCGTGCCCCGCTCCGCGTTGCCCACCCCTACGATCTCTATCAAGACGGAAGTCTGGGCGAGTGGCAGCGCGCAATCGTGCGCCGCCGCATCGTTCAACCCTTCGCGCAGGTCTTCCGCGAGCTGTACCTGCTCACCCCCGCCGAGCAGGGGACGTCACCGCGGTCCCGCCGCTTCGCCGGGCAGCCCCTCGACGCAGCGGTCGCCTCCCGGCTCTTCCAGGCCCGCGGCTGGGAAATGGGACAGGACGAGATCGCCCGCCCTCGCAAGCGGCTGGCGTCTGCCAGCCTCACCGCGGTGTTTGAGTTCCCGGACGCGGGGCACTTCCTCGCGGAGCACCCTGCCGTTACGAGCGGCGAGATCTGGTTCGAGCCGAGCCACGGCATGGCACGCGATCCAGTGCCGCTCGCGGACGTGCCTCCACGTCTCTTTTCCGAGGTGATGCGAGACGCCGACCTGGTCGTATCGGTCGCCCAGCGGGACGGCGCGGTGCGCCTCTCGCCGGAGGGGTACCAGCGCAGGGGCGAACTCGTGCAGGCGCTTCTGACGGAGCTCGGGCTGCCGAACGTTACGGTCGACGGCCACTTCGCACGGATCCAGGGCCGGCGGGCCGACTACCGGGTCCACCTCGGGAGCGGCGCGATCCACATCGAGCCGGGCAACCACCTCTGCATCGTCCCGGCGAGCTGGGGGACCGATGCGGACGGCCTCTTCCTCCCCTTCGCCGACGAGGGGGACCGGCAGGTGAGCATCGTGGTGAGCAAGATCCTGCTCCTTGCGCAGGACGACCAGATCACGGATCCGACCATCCTGGCGCAGATCCAACGCGTGCAGCAGGGCTAG
- a CDS encoding amidohydrolase, which translates to MPLDVRQGPLLIEVKGGTVDKAEMKRRVCAEIDRRADLLIQVGQDIYHDPELGFKEHRTAKIAAEVLQSLDLSVQTGLAVTGVKTVVDCGSAGPTVAVLGELDSLLVPDHPAANPETGAAHCCGHNAQIATMLGAAVGLVGSGVLPSLSGRVAFFAVPAEEYVEIEYRNELRRQGVIEFLGGKSELIARGAFDDVDMAMMVHGASAQSLKGKAGVSASNNGFVGKQARFIGKAAHAGGAPDKGINALYAAHVALAAINAQRETFRDEDAIRVHPIITRGGDLVNVIPSDVRLESYVRGKTIEGIESASQKVDRALRAGALALGAKVEITTLPGYLPLINNRAMADAFKGNFLEFYPESEWEETGHRSGSTDMGDIAHIMPALHPYVGGFKGTAHGADWGIEDPEMAYILPAKLMAMTVIDLLADGATLAKEILDRDKPPMTKDEYLAFMRRIAREEVFDGASEE; encoded by the coding sequence ATGCCGCTGGACGTGCGGCAGGGGCCGCTACTTATCGAAGTCAAGGGGGGAACCGTGGACAAGGCGGAGATGAAGCGCCGGGTCTGTGCGGAGATCGACCGGCGCGCGGATCTGCTCATCCAGGTCGGACAGGACATCTACCACGATCCCGAGCTGGGTTTCAAAGAGCACCGGACGGCGAAAATCGCAGCAGAGGTGCTGCAGAGCCTCGACCTCTCGGTCCAGACCGGTCTGGCGGTGACCGGGGTCAAGACGGTGGTGGACTGCGGCTCGGCTGGGCCGACGGTGGCAGTGCTGGGCGAGCTCGACTCGCTGCTGGTGCCCGACCACCCGGCAGCCAACCCTGAGACCGGCGCTGCCCACTGCTGCGGGCACAACGCGCAGATCGCTACCATGCTCGGCGCCGCGGTCGGCCTGGTCGGCTCGGGCGTGCTGCCCTCGCTCAGCGGTCGGGTCGCGTTCTTCGCCGTGCCGGCCGAGGAGTACGTCGAGATCGAGTACCGCAACGAGCTGCGGCGGCAGGGCGTGATCGAGTTCCTGGGCGGCAAGAGCGAGCTAATCGCCCGCGGTGCCTTCGACGACGTGGACATGGCGATGATGGTCCACGGCGCCAGCGCCCAGTCACTAAAGGGCAAGGCGGGCGTCTCCGCCTCGAACAACGGGTTCGTCGGGAAGCAGGCCCGTTTCATCGGCAAGGCGGCCCACGCCGGGGGCGCACCCGATAAGGGCATCAACGCCCTCTACGCCGCCCACGTCGCCCTGGCGGCGATCAACGCCCAGCGGGAGACGTTCCGCGACGAGGATGCCATCCGGGTCCACCCGATCATCACCCGCGGCGGCGACCTGGTGAACGTGATCCCGAGCGACGTTCGGCTGGAGAGCTACGTGCGCGGCAAGACGATCGAAGGGATCGAGAGCGCGTCGCAGAAGGTCGACCGGGCGCTGCGTGCCGGCGCGCTGGCGCTCGGCGCCAAGGTAGAGATCACCACCCTACCCGGCTACCTGCCACTCATCAACAACCGGGCGATGGCCGACGCCTTCAAGGGGAACTTCCTCGAGTTCTACCCTGAGTCGGAGTGGGAAGAGACGGGCCACCGCAGCGGTTCGACCGACATGGGCGACATTGCCCACATCATGCCGGCCCTGCATCCCTACGTCGGGGGCTTCAAGGGCACCGCCCACGGCGCTGACTGGGGCATCGAGGATCCGGAGATGGCGTACATCCTGCCCGCCAAGCTCATGGCGATGACCGTCATCGACCTGCTCGCCGATGGCGCCACGCTGGCCAAGGAGATCCTTGACCGCGACAAGCCGCCGATGACCAAGGATGAGTACCTGGCCTTCATGCGCCGCATCGCACGCGAGGAAGTGTTCGACGGAGCGAGCGAGGAATAA
- a CDS encoding DUF998 domain-containing protein, with protein MVALLPPLRRAVERHPTLQQILLGCGIAGSAWWVAIDMVGSIRYPGYSYADQVVSELSAEGAPTRTFMQVFSGIPYAALLTAFGIGIWRAAGESRAGHVTGALVIAEAVWGLVGGIAFPMATREVMAASQDTLRNQMHQWYGIGMPILFALAVGFGSRLLGKRFRYYSYATILVILVAGFMMSQQNSALAANEPTPWMGLNERVVGYLPMIWYAVLAVGLLRAEGARSTARSEQRAATPRKLQQLPR; from the coding sequence ATGGTCGCCCTGCTCCCGCCACTGCGCCGGGCCGTGGAGCGCCACCCCACGTTGCAGCAGATCCTGCTCGGCTGCGGCATCGCCGGGTCGGCGTGGTGGGTCGCCATAGACATGGTTGGCAGCATACGCTACCCAGGGTACAGCTACGCGGACCAGGTCGTCAGTGAGTTGTCAGCCGAAGGGGCGCCAACCCGGACCTTCATGCAGGTGTTCAGCGGCATCCCGTATGCCGCGCTGCTGACCGCCTTCGGCATCGGCATCTGGCGAGCAGCAGGAGAGAGCCGCGCCGGGCACGTCACCGGCGCGCTTGTGATCGCCGAAGCCGTGTGGGGTCTCGTGGGCGGGATCGCCTTCCCGATGGCCACACGGGAGGTGATGGCCGCCAGCCAGGACACACTGCGCAACCAGATGCACCAATGGTACGGCATCGGGATGCCGATTCTCTTCGCGCTGGCCGTCGGCTTCGGGTCGCGGCTGCTCGGCAAGCGGTTCCGGTACTACTCGTATGCGACCATCCTCGTGATCCTTGTGGCCGGTTTCATGATGAGCCAGCAGAACAGTGCCCTGGCCGCGAACGAGCCGACGCCGTGGATGGGGTTGAACGAGCGCGTCGTCGGCTATCTCCCCATGATCTGGTACGCGGTGCTGGCGGTCGGCCTGCTGCGCGCCGAAGGTGCCAGGTCCACGGCGCGAAGCGAGCAGCGAGCGGCGACTCCGCGGAAGCTGCAGCAGCTACCGCGGTAG
- a CDS encoding ChaB family protein — protein MPYKRRSDLPESVRDALPPHAEGIYKEAFNSAYEQYGHDEARAHRIAWGALKRKYHKDEQTGKWVEGPSEDE, from the coding sequence ATGCCCTACAAGCGCCGATCAGATCTACCGGAGAGCGTCCGCGACGCGCTGCCACCGCACGCCGAAGGCATCTACAAAGAGGCGTTCAACTCGGCCTACGAGCAGTACGGACACGACGAAGCCCGCGCCCACCGGATCGCCTGGGGCGCCCTCAAGCGCAAGTACCACAAGGACGAGCAGACCGGGAAGTGGGTCGAGGGTCCGTCGGAGGATGAGTAA
- a CDS encoding alkaline phosphatase family protein, whose product MRYHDEPEPVRALLERQRLDPSFPTWVRPSYDGYGVVNLPWTVLDILGAPVEGTPLAPELVPAALRDGVRVVVLIVVDALAYFQLREGMRAGDTPVLARVWEEGTAFALTSTFPSTTVAALTALQTGVPPSQHGMVAYTCYLREFGMLSNLIRFSPVGRFDSYAATGFDPGTFLPVPTIYERAAAAGVAAEMINYRSFQHSPLTRIQGRGAAYRGYRTLGEFGTVIRRAVAEPGRRLIFAYWPMIDLIGHIEGPEGETSRADLRLLDALLGREVFDQARDDVLFILTADHGQIQLDPDQVLSLNEVPDLLADLRVPPAGERRVGYFHPRAGREEAVRERLRELAGERGVVVEGAELLDQELVGPGPLYPEVPSRVGELVLLARGPATFPYSAAGDPAEPMLGAHGGLEAEEMLVPCLLWRR is encoded by the coding sequence ATGCGGTACCACGATGAGCCGGAGCCCGTCCGTGCGCTCCTTGAGCGCCAGCGCCTGGATCCGTCCTTCCCCACCTGGGTCCGGCCGAGCTACGACGGCTACGGCGTGGTGAACCTGCCCTGGACGGTGCTCGATATCCTCGGCGCACCGGTGGAGGGAACGCCGCTGGCGCCGGAGCTGGTGCCGGCGGCGTTGCGCGACGGTGTGCGCGTGGTCGTCCTGATCGTTGTCGATGCGCTCGCCTACTTCCAGCTCCGGGAGGGGATGCGCGCGGGCGACACGCCGGTCCTGGCGCGAGTGTGGGAAGAGGGGACGGCCTTCGCGCTCACGTCGACCTTTCCGTCGACCACCGTGGCGGCGCTCACCGCGCTTCAGACCGGCGTCCCGCCGTCCCAGCACGGGATGGTGGCGTACACCTGCTACCTGCGCGAGTTCGGGATGCTGAGCAACCTGATCCGTTTCAGCCCGGTCGGCCGCTTCGACAGCTATGCTGCGACGGGGTTCGATCCAGGCACGTTCCTCCCGGTGCCGACGATCTACGAGCGCGCCGCGGCAGCCGGCGTCGCGGCGGAGATGATCAACTACCGCTCCTTCCAGCACAGCCCGCTGACCCGGATCCAGGGGCGAGGCGCGGCGTACCGCGGCTACCGGACGCTGGGCGAGTTCGGCACCGTGATCCGGCGAGCGGTCGCTGAGCCCGGGCGGCGGCTGATCTTCGCCTACTGGCCGATGATTGACCTGATCGGTCACATCGAGGGCCCGGAGGGGGAGACGTCGCGAGCGGATCTGCGCCTGCTGGATGCGCTGCTGGGGCGAGAGGTGTTCGATCAGGCGCGAGACGACGTCCTCTTCATCCTGACGGCGGACCACGGGCAGATTCAACTCGATCCAGACCAGGTGCTCAGCCTCAATGAGGTGCCGGATCTCCTCGCGGATCTACGGGTGCCACCGGCCGGGGAGCGGCGGGTGGGCTATTTCCATCCACGCGCCGGGCGGGAGGAAGCGGTGCGGGAGCGCCTACGTGAACTGGCCGGTGAACGCGGTGTGGTCGTCGAGGGCGCGGAACTGCTGGACCAGGAGCTAGTCGGCCCGGGGCCGTTGTACCCGGAGGTGCCGTCGCGCGTTGGGGAACTGGTACTGCTCGCGCGCGGTCCGGCGACATTCCCCTACAGCGCAGCGGGCGATCCGGCCGAACCGATGCTGGGGGCGCACGGAGGGCTGGAGGCCGAGGAGATGCTCGTGCCCTGCCTGCTGTGGCGGCGCTGA
- a CDS encoding pectinesterase family protein, which translates to MVSSVRARRARRPSGVLARAIRLVSVLALIAALGAALVPAGPASAQADRWVAVGGDDDGNDCLDEDNPCATIQHAIDVAESGDTIHVGAGTYREDLTLPADKSGLTLSGAGVDRTSITGVAGNKSYTITLTSADTTIEGFTIRRPAGVENSIAIAWGYQGSGSTVRNTVITGYPTGIYVSSGVDGATITNNTISGNGNGILLEARADNVTIASNNITGNNVKSLEPEGGAGIRFLSEFTGSGNRIAFNRIAGNVDGMGINNQSTTVLDATNNWWGCNAGPGEDGCNTVAGPVNLDPWLTLTVTTDTAELESGEEATVTASLTTNSDGDDTSSDGTVPNGILVDFDVDPADAGTLDPANTSTAAGAATTTFTAEAAGEATISATVDAQTVETSVTIVSTPTPPPAVEAIELVASNTSPTAGEEVTLTATVTDAEGDPVADVTVQFDVDGIHDESGEGTTNEDGEATFSYTGSFAGTDTVTATVAGTDLSDSVEITWTVVSPPPAVEAIELVASNTSPTAGEEVTLTATVTDAEGDPVADVTVQFDVDGIHDESGEGTTNEDGEATFSYTGTYEGDDTVTATVAGTDLSDSVEITWTVVSPPPGQFPPAQPAEPKAGCIFFPQTQHNLCAGFRSYWENFGGLATFGYPVTEEFVENGLTVQYFERARFEWHPGVWPERYDVLLGLLGRDMTAGRGDEPPFQRANPGAADSCTYFEATGHNLCFGFRSYWEAFGGLAIYGYPISEEFVERNPDTGELYTVQYFERARFEWHPGEFPPRFDVLLGRIGAWALHQRYGTPYP; encoded by the coding sequence ATGGTGAGTTCGGTTCGGGCGCGGCGCGCGCGACGCCCGAGCGGTGTGCTGGCGCGCGCCATCAGGCTGGTCAGCGTCCTGGCGCTGATCGCCGCACTCGGCGCGGCACTGGTTCCTGCCGGGCCGGCCAGCGCCCAGGCAGACCGCTGGGTCGCCGTCGGTGGGGATGACGACGGCAATGACTGCCTCGACGAGGACAACCCGTGCGCCACGATCCAGCACGCGATCGACGTGGCCGAGAGCGGCGACACGATCCACGTTGGGGCCGGTACCTACCGTGAGGACCTTACGCTGCCGGCCGACAAGAGCGGCCTGACGCTCAGCGGCGCCGGCGTCGACCGCACGAGCATCACCGGTGTTGCGGGGAACAAGTCCTATACCATCACCCTGACAAGCGCCGATACGACGATCGAGGGCTTCACCATCCGGAGACCGGCAGGGGTAGAAAACTCGATCGCGATCGCTTGGGGCTACCAGGGCAGCGGCTCGACGGTCCGGAACACGGTCATCACTGGTTACCCGACGGGAATCTACGTGTCCTCGGGGGTTGACGGCGCCACCATCACCAATAACACCATCAGCGGCAACGGGAACGGTATCCTGCTCGAGGCGCGAGCAGACAACGTCACCATCGCCTCGAACAACATCACCGGCAACAACGTCAAGTCCCTGGAGCCGGAGGGCGGTGCCGGGATCCGTTTCCTCTCGGAATTCACTGGGAGTGGCAACCGCATCGCGTTCAACCGCATCGCGGGCAACGTCGATGGCATGGGGATCAACAACCAGTCAACGACGGTCCTCGACGCCACCAACAACTGGTGGGGCTGTAACGCGGGTCCCGGTGAGGACGGCTGCAACACCGTTGCCGGCCCAGTGAACCTCGACCCGTGGCTCACCCTCACGGTGACGACCGACACCGCCGAGCTCGAGAGCGGCGAGGAGGCGACCGTCACCGCATCGCTCACGACCAACAGCGACGGCGACGACACCAGCAGCGACGGCACGGTGCCCAACGGCATCCTGGTGGACTTCGACGTCGATCCTGCGGACGCCGGCACGCTCGACCCGGCGAACACCAGCACCGCAGCCGGCGCGGCCACCACGACCTTTACCGCCGAGGCCGCCGGCGAGGCGACGATCTCCGCCACGGTCGATGCTCAAACGGTCGAGACGTCCGTCACGATCGTCAGCACGCCCACCCCACCGCCCGCGGTCGAAGCGATCGAACTCGTGGCCTCGAACACTTCGCCCACGGCCGGTGAGGAGGTCACCCTGACCGCGACAGTCACGGACGCCGAGGGCGATCCGGTCGCCGATGTGACGGTGCAGTTCGACGTCGACGGCATCCACGACGAGTCCGGCGAGGGAACCACGAACGAGGACGGCGAAGCCACCTTCAGCTACACCGGCTCCTTCGCCGGAACGGACACGGTAACCGCAACGGTGGCCGGAACCGACCTGAGCGACAGCGTGGAGATCACCTGGACCGTGGTTTCACCGCCGCCCGCGGTCGAAGCGATCGAACTCGTGGCCTCGAACACTTCGCCCACGGCCGGTGAGGAGGTCACCCTGACCGCGACAGTCACGGACGCCGAGGGCGATCCGGTCGCCGATGTGACGGTGCAGTTCGACGTCGACGGCATCCACGACGAGTCCGGCGAGGGAACTACGAACGAGGACGGCGAGGCCACCTTCAGCTACACCGGCACCTACGAGGGGGACGACACGGTGACGGCGACGGTGGCTGGAACCGACCTGAGCGACAGCGTGGAGATCACCTGGACCGTGGTTTCACCGCCGCCCGGTCAGTTCCCGCCGGCTCAGCCTGCTGAGCCGAAGGCTGGCTGCATCTTCTTCCCCCAGACGCAGCACAACCTCTGCGCCGGGTTCCGCTCCTACTGGGAGAACTTCGGTGGCCTGGCGACCTTCGGCTACCCGGTGACCGAGGAGTTCGTCGAGAACGGCTTGACCGTTCAGTACTTCGAGCGCGCCCGCTTTGAGTGGCATCCCGGCGTCTGGCCGGAGCGCTACGACGTCCTCCTCGGCCTGCTCGGGCGCGACATGACCGCCGGGCGCGGCGACGAACCGCCGTTCCAGCGGGCGAATCCCGGCGCGGCGGATAGCTGCACCTACTTCGAAGCGACCGGCCACAACCTCTGTTTCGGCTTCCGGTCCTACTGGGAGGCGTTCGGAGGGTTGGCGATCTACGGCTATCCGATCAGCGAGGAGTTCGTCGAGCGGAACCCCGATACCGGCGAGCTCTACACGGTGCAGTACTTCGAGCGGGCGCGCTTCGAGTGGCACCCCGGCGAGTTCCCGCCGCGGTTCGACGTGCTGCTCGGCCGCATCGGCGCCTGGGCGCTGCACCAGCGCTACGGCACGCCGTATCCGTAG
- a CDS encoding M20 metallopeptidase family protein produces the protein MTGRMIDQEVERLTPQLIEDRRYFHQHPELAFQEENTARVVAERLRELGLEVRTGVGRTGVVGVLRGGRPGRTVLLRADMDALPIEEENDVPYRSQNPGVMHACGHDAHTAILLGVATVLAGMREEIAGNVTFAFQPAEEIVSGAKEMIEAGAMADPPVDACFGLHVWQNLPVGVIGVRSGPLMASGDVFRAVIRGRGAHAAEPHRGIDATLIASQTVVTLQSLVSREVPPLESAVVTVGQLHAGTASNIIASHAELEGTVRTFDKEVRRHLSERVPALIRSIAEAMGAEAEVEYSFGVPATVNDPAMTEIVRAAAAEVVGSENVVEATPTMGSEDMSFFLEAAPGCYFFVGSSNEGTGKTFGHHHPRFDIDEQVLPIGVETLIRATLAYLNGSE, from the coding sequence GTGACGGGACGCATGATTGACCAGGAGGTCGAGCGGCTGACGCCGCAACTGATCGAGGACCGGCGCTACTTCCACCAGCACCCGGAACTGGCCTTCCAGGAGGAGAACACCGCCCGAGTGGTCGCCGAGCGGTTGCGCGAGCTGGGTCTGGAGGTGCGCACCGGCGTGGGGCGAACCGGAGTGGTCGGCGTGCTACGCGGCGGGCGGCCCGGCCGCACGGTGCTCCTGCGGGCGGACATGGACGCCCTGCCGATCGAGGAGGAGAACGACGTCCCCTACCGCTCGCAGAATCCGGGCGTGATGCACGCCTGCGGCCATGACGCCCACACCGCCATTCTGCTCGGGGTGGCGACGGTGCTCGCCGGGATGCGCGAGGAGATCGCCGGGAACGTCACGTTCGCCTTCCAGCCCGCCGAGGAGATCGTCAGCGGCGCCAAGGAGATGATCGAGGCAGGGGCGATGGCGGATCCTCCCGTCGATGCCTGCTTCGGCCTGCACGTGTGGCAGAACCTGCCCGTCGGCGTGATCGGCGTTCGGTCCGGCCCGCTGATGGCCTCCGGCGACGTATTCCGAGCGGTCATCCGCGGCCGCGGCGCCCATGCCGCCGAGCCGCACCGCGGCATCGACGCGACGCTCATCGCTTCCCAGACCGTCGTCACGCTCCAGTCGCTCGTCAGCCGCGAGGTTCCGCCGCTGGAGTCCGCGGTCGTCACCGTCGGCCAGCTCCACGCCGGAACCGCCAGCAACATCATCGCCAGCCACGCGGAGCTTGAAGGCACCGTGCGCACCTTCGACAAGGAAGTCCGCCGCCACCTCAGCGAGCGGGTGCCGGCGCTGATCCGCTCTATCGCGGAGGCGATGGGGGCTGAAGCGGAGGTCGAGTACAGCTTCGGCGTCCCGGCGACGGTGAACGATCCGGCCATGACCGAGATCGTGCGAGCCGCAGCGGCTGAGGTGGTCGGGTCGGAGAACGTGGTCGAGGCCACACCGACGATGGGCTCCGAGGACATGAGCTTCTTCCTGGAGGCCGCGCCGGGCTGCTACTTCTTCGTCGGTTCCAGCAATGAGGGCACCGGGAAGACGTTTGGCCACCACCACCCGCGCTTCGACATCGACGAGCAAGTGCTCCCGATCGGTGTGGAGACACTGATCCGCGCCACCCTCGCTTACTTGAACGGCTCCGAGTAG
- a CDS encoding type II toxin-antitoxin system death-on-curing family toxin, translated as MTEVSPSKGRECWGAPVYPTVEDVLKLYADVTGIPPEAAPNYVRDRDVLDSALQRPRQAAFYAGADLVMQAAHLLWGLIRGHPFIDGNKRIASVVAEGFLAANGWRIVATEDEKFSLLINVAKHQLTVDQIAEWIREHLEVYDSE; from the coding sequence ATGACCGAGGTGAGTCCTAGCAAGGGGCGCGAGTGCTGGGGGGCGCCCGTTTATCCGACGGTCGAGGATGTCCTTAAGCTTTATGCCGATGTGACCGGGATCCCCCCAGAGGCCGCGCCGAATTATGTCCGAGACAGGGATGTGCTCGATTCGGCACTCCAGCGACCGCGCCAGGCGGCGTTTTACGCGGGCGCTGATCTGGTCATGCAGGCGGCACACCTGCTTTGGGGGTTGATCCGGGGACACCCGTTTATCGACGGCAACAAGCGAATTGCCAGTGTGGTGGCGGAGGGGTTTCTAGCCGCGAACGGTTGGAGGATCGTAGCGACCGAAGACGAGAAGTTCTCCCTTCTGATCAACGTCGCAAAGCACCAGCTCACGGTGGACCAGATCGCAGAATGGATCAGGGAACACCTGGAAGTATACGACTCGGAGTAG
- a CDS encoding AbrB/MazE/SpoVT family DNA-binding domain-containing protein produces MALVKVRRDGNSTVITLPPDLVKKFNLEIGSHVQVTADEQNGCLIVEPVAITPRARHDFLEASRRVIERNRELYERLKRYDRGES; encoded by the coding sequence GTGGCGCTGGTGAAGGTGCGTCGTGACGGCAACAGCACCGTGATTACGTTGCCGCCCGACCTGGTGAAGAAGTTCAACCTGGAGATTGGGTCGCATGTCCAGGTGACAGCCGACGAGCAGAACGGATGCCTCATTGTCGAGCCAGTCGCGATCACGCCGCGGGCCCGGCACGATTTCCTTGAGGCGTCGCGCAGGGTGATTGAGCGGAACCGCGAGCTGTACGAGCGGCTGAAGCGGTATGACCGAGGTGAGTCCTAG